One window of the Thiohalophilus sp. genome contains the following:
- a CDS encoding DUF2283 domain-containing protein gives MKVSYFEDTDTLYIEFRKTDIAESRDLDENTILGVDKNGNVCAITFEHASQHTDVRHLIVEGIAA, from the coding sequence ATGAAAGTCAGCTATTTCGAAGACACAGATACGCTATACATTGAATTCCGCAAGACGGATATCGCTGAATCCAGGGACCTGGACGAGAACACCATTCTTGGTGTTGACAAAAACGGCAACGTTTGCGCGATAACCTTCGAGCACGCAAGCCAGCATACCGACGTCAGGCATCTGATCGTCGAGGGCATAGCAGCTTAA
- a CDS encoding type II toxin-antitoxin system HicB family antitoxin produces the protein MLIKYELVIYWSEEDQSFIVEVPELPGCIADGETYEQAVSNAQSVIEQWIETARELGRPIPEPRGRLMYA, from the coding sequence ATGTTGATTAAATATGAACTTGTCATCTACTGGAGCGAAGAGGATCAGAGCTTTATCGTAGAAGTACCAGAGCTTCCCGGCTGCATAGCGGACGGCGAAACGTATGAACAAGCTGTCTCTAACGCGCAAAGCGTCATTGAGCAGTGGATCGAAACAGCACGAGAATTGGGCCGCCCAATACCAGAGCCTCGAGGCAGACTGATGTATGCATAA
- the rimO gene encoding 30S ribosomal protein S12 methylthiotransferase RimO, translating to MSNPAPRVGFISLGCPKALVDSEQILTRLRAEGYDIVSDYDDAQLVLVNTCGFIDTAVEESLEAIGEALDENGRVIVTGCLGAKGDIVQQTHPQVLAVTGPHALQEVMQHVHQHLPKPHDPYTDLIPAEGLKLTPKHYAYLKISEGCNHRCSFCIIPSMRGDLVSRPIGEVMQEAENLFKSGVKELLVISQDTSAYGVDVKYRTEFWGGRPLKTRMTELAAALGKLAREYGAWVRLHYVYPYPHVDEVIPLMAEGLILPYLDVPFQHAAPRILKLMKRPGNIEKTLRRIEEWRAICPDITLRSTFIVGFPGETEQEFEELLEFLNEAQLDRVGAFAYSPVEGASANELPDPVPEEVRQERLERFMQLQSEISAEKLQKKIGQTMQVIVDGFSEENLLLGRSSADAPEIDGAVILDQVEDEVQPGQFMEVKIVAATEHDLIGVPTDAALED from the coding sequence ATGTCAAACCCCGCACCCAGAGTCGGTTTTATCAGCCTCGGCTGCCCCAAGGCGCTGGTGGACTCGGAACAGATCCTCACCCGGCTGCGCGCCGAGGGCTATGACATCGTCTCCGACTATGACGACGCCCAGCTGGTACTGGTCAACACCTGCGGCTTTATCGACACTGCGGTGGAAGAATCGCTGGAGGCGATCGGCGAGGCGCTGGATGAAAACGGCAGGGTGATCGTCACCGGCTGCCTGGGCGCCAAGGGCGACATCGTGCAGCAGACCCACCCGCAGGTGCTGGCGGTGACCGGCCCGCACGCCCTGCAGGAAGTGATGCAGCACGTCCATCAGCATCTACCCAAACCGCACGATCCCTATACCGATCTGATTCCGGCCGAGGGCCTCAAGCTGACGCCGAAGCATTACGCCTATTTGAAGATCTCCGAGGGCTGCAATCATCGCTGCAGTTTCTGCATTATCCCTTCCATGCGCGGCGATCTGGTCAGCCGGCCGATCGGCGAGGTGATGCAGGAGGCGGAGAACCTGTTCAAAAGCGGCGTCAAAGAGTTACTGGTCATTTCGCAGGACACCAGCGCCTACGGCGTGGATGTCAAATACCGCACCGAGTTCTGGGGCGGACGCCCGCTGAAAACCCGCATGACCGAACTGGCCGCCGCGCTGGGCAAGCTGGCGCGCGAATATGGCGCCTGGGTGCGACTGCATTATGTCTATCCCTATCCGCACGTAGACGAGGTCATCCCGCTGATGGCCGAGGGGTTGATCCTGCCCTATCTGGATGTGCCGTTTCAGCACGCCGCGCCGCGTATCCTCAAGCTAATGAAACGCCCAGGCAACATCGAAAAAACCCTGCGCCGCATCGAAGAGTGGCGCGCGATCTGCCCGGACATCACTCTACGCTCCACCTTCATCGTCGGCTTCCCCGGCGAGACCGAACAGGAATTCGAAGAACTGCTGGAATTTTTAAACGAGGCGCAACTGGATCGGGTCGGTGCCTTCGCCTACTCGCCGGTGGAAGGCGCCAGCGCCAACGAACTGCCCGACCCCGTCCCTGAGGAAGTCCGCCAGGAACGGCTCGAACGCTTCATGCAGTTACAAAGCGAGATCAGCGCAGAAAAATTACAAAAGAAGATCGGCCAGACGATGCAGGTCATCGTCGACGGCTTCAGCGAGGAGAACCTCCTGCTCGGCCGCTCCAGTGCCGACGCCCCCGAGATCGACGGTGCCGTGATCCTGGACCAGGTCGAAGACGAGGTACAGCCGGGGCAGTTCATGGAGGTGAAGATCGTCGCCGCCACCGAGCACGATCTGATCGGTGTGCCGACAGACGCTGCTCTCGAAGACTAA
- a CDS encoding class I SAM-dependent methyltransferase has protein sequence MAFADHFSKQATDYTRYRPHYPPELFDYLVSLCPQYERALDVATGNGQAAVALGEHFAKVIGCEPSLAQLRNAQKQHTLEYLCSTAEQLPFPDETFDLISVAQAVHWFDHARFNAEAVRLLKPGGVLAIWGYGLFSIAPAIDALINDYYAHTLKGYWPEERHWIERSYADLPFPFAQLDTPAFHIQAQWTLPEVIGYLATWSATQRYLADYNHNPLPALEQRLAEHWPDPSQPKPIQWPIHLLAGRKQEGRGTSNE, from the coding sequence ATGGCCTTCGCCGATCACTTCTCCAAACAGGCCACGGACTACACCCGCTACCGGCCTCACTATCCGCCCGAGCTATTTGATTATCTGGTCTCGCTGTGTCCACAGTATGAACGGGCGCTGGATGTGGCCACCGGCAACGGCCAGGCCGCCGTCGCCCTGGGCGAACACTTTGCGAAGGTCATCGGTTGCGAACCGAGTCTGGCGCAACTGCGCAACGCGCAAAAGCAACACACCCTCGAGTATCTTTGCAGTACCGCCGAGCAACTGCCGTTTCCTGATGAGACCTTTGATCTGATCAGCGTGGCCCAGGCGGTACACTGGTTCGATCACGCCCGCTTCAATGCCGAAGCCGTGCGCCTGCTCAAACCCGGTGGCGTACTGGCGATCTGGGGCTACGGCCTGTTTTCCATCGCCCCGGCGATCGATGCGCTGATTAACGACTATTATGCCCATACACTCAAAGGCTACTGGCCCGAAGAGCGCCACTGGATCGAGCGGAGCTACGCCGACCTGCCCTTCCCCTTCGCCCAACTCGACACCCCGGCCTTTCACATCCAGGCGCAATGGACCCTGCCCGAAGTCATCGGCTACCTCGCCACCTGGTCCGCCACCCAGCGCTACCTCGCCGATTACAATCACAACCCGTTACCCGCACTCGAACAACGACTCGCCGAACACTGGCCCGATCCCTCACAACCCAAACCGATCCAGTGGCCAATCCACTTGCTTGCTGGTCGCAAGCAAGAGGGCCGAGGGACGAGTAACGAGTAA
- a CDS encoding multifunctional CCA addition/repair protein has translation MKRYQVGGCVRDKLLGLPVKDHDWVVVGSTPEEMLEAGYRPVGKDFPVFLHPETREEHALARTERKTGPGYTGFTFHAAPDVTLEADLARRDLTINAMAETDTGEIIDPFGGQQDLKDRLLRHVSSAFVEDPVRILRVARFAARFAEFGFRVADDTRELMRQMVDNGEVDALVPERVWQETLRALQEDRPEVFFEVLRECGALARLFPEVDRLYGMPQPEQHHPEIDTGVHTMLVLQQAVKLSKDPAVRFAALVHDLGKGTTPAEELPAHIDHEERGVPLVEALCDRYKIPNEFRELAIMVTRYHLHYHRAGELKDTTLLKTLEALDAFRRPERYEQFLLACEADSRGRPGYEDRSFDQPRIMREAFAAASAIEARPFVEQGLQGQEIAEAMHKARLTAIKQVRHTA, from the coding sequence ATGAAACGTTATCAGGTAGGCGGCTGCGTCCGCGACAAACTGCTCGGCCTGCCGGTCAAGGACCACGACTGGGTGGTGGTCGGCAGCACGCCAGAGGAGATGCTCGAAGCCGGCTATCGCCCGGTGGGCAAGGACTTTCCCGTCTTTTTACATCCCGAGACCCGGGAAGAGCATGCCCTGGCCCGCACCGAGCGCAAGACCGGCCCCGGCTATACCGGCTTCACCTTTCACGCCGCCCCCGATGTCACTCTCGAAGCCGATCTGGCCCGCCGCGATCTGACCATCAATGCCATGGCCGAAACCGATACGGGCGAGATCATCGATCCTTTCGGCGGCCAGCAGGACCTCAAGGATCGCCTGCTGCGCCATGTCTCCTCGGCCTTTGTCGAGGACCCGGTGCGTATCCTGCGGGTGGCGCGCTTCGCCGCCCGGTTTGCCGAATTCGGTTTTCGGGTCGCCGACGACACCCGCGAACTGATGCGGCAGATGGTCGACAATGGCGAGGTCGACGCGCTGGTCCCCGAGCGGGTCTGGCAGGAAACCCTGCGCGCCCTGCAGGAAGACCGCCCCGAAGTCTTTTTTGAAGTGCTGCGCGAATGCGGCGCGCTGGCCAGACTGTTTCCCGAAGTCGATCGCCTCTACGGCATGCCGCAACCGGAACAGCATCACCCGGAGATCGACACCGGCGTGCACACCATGCTGGTGCTACAGCAGGCGGTAAAATTATCAAAGGATCCGGCCGTGCGTTTCGCCGCGCTGGTCCACGATCTGGGCAAGGGCACCACGCCGGCCGAAGAGCTGCCCGCGCACATCGATCACGAAGAACGTGGCGTGCCGCTGGTCGAGGCGCTGTGCGATCGCTATAAAATCCCCAACGAGTTTCGCGAGCTGGCGATCATGGTGACCCGCTATCATCTGCACTACCACCGCGCCGGCGAGCTCAAGGACACGACGTTATTAAAAACCCTCGAAGCACTGGATGCCTTTCGCCGGCCCGAACGCTATGAACAGTTCCTGCTGGCCTGCGAGGCCGACTCGCGCGGGCGTCCCGGTTACGAGGATCGCAGCTTCGATCAGCCGCGTATCATGCGCGAGGCCTTCGCCGCCGCGAGCGCCATCGAGGCCAGACCGTTCGTCGAACAGGGCCTGCAGGGCCAGGAGATCGCCGAGGCAATGCACAAAGCGCGCCTGACCGCGATCAAACAGGTCCGGCACACGGCCTGA
- the rpmG gene encoding 50S ribosomal protein L33 — translation MRDKIKLVSSAGTGHFYTTTKNKRNMPEKMEVKKYDPVVRKHVAYKEAKIK, via the coding sequence ATGCGTGACAAAATCAAACTCGTCTCCAGTGCCGGCACCGGTCACTTCTACACCACGACCAAAAACAAGCGCAACATGCCGGAAAAAATGGAAGTGAAAAAATACGATCCAGTGGTCCGCAAGCATGTGGCCTACAAGGAAGCCAAGATCAAGTAA
- the rpmB gene encoding 50S ribosomal protein L28, with the protein MARVCQVTGKRPMSGNNVSHAHNKTRRRFLPNLHTHRFWVESQSRWVKLRVSSKGMRIIDKKGIEVVLEDLRRRGEKV; encoded by the coding sequence ATGGCCAGAGTCTGTCAAGTGACTGGCAAACGTCCGATGAGCGGGAACAACGTTTCCCACGCCCATAACAAGACCCGTCGCCGTTTTCTGCCCAACCTGCATACCCACCGCTTCTGGGTCGAGTCGCAGAGCCGCTGGGTGAAACTGCGTGTCAGCAGCAAGGGCATGCGCATTATCGATAAAAAAGGTATCGAGGTCGTCCTCGAGGACCTGCGCCGCCGCGGCGAAAAGGTGTAA
- the radC gene encoding RadC family protein — translation MSITDWPQAERPREKLLARGSEALSDAELLAIFLRTGTRGKSAVDLAREVLQRFGGLRGLLTAGEAEFCAVAGLGQAKYVQLQAVMALAQRHLGETLERDSGLHSPEDTKRYLQSRLRDLPHEVFACLFLDSQHRVIRYEELFRGTLNGASVHPREVVKKTLAHNAAALIFAHNHPSGIAEPSQADRHLTRRLVEALELVEVRVLDHIVVGDGECVAFSERGWL, via the coding sequence ATGTCCATCACCGACTGGCCGCAGGCGGAGCGCCCGCGGGAAAAACTTCTGGCCCGGGGTTCCGAGGCCCTCTCCGACGCCGAGCTGCTGGCGATTTTTCTGCGTACCGGCACCCGCGGCAAGTCCGCCGTGGATCTGGCCCGCGAGGTACTGCAGCGCTTCGGCGGTCTGCGCGGACTGCTCACCGCCGGCGAGGCGGAGTTCTGTGCCGTGGCCGGCCTCGGCCAGGCCAAGTACGTGCAATTGCAGGCGGTCATGGCCCTGGCCCAGCGTCACCTGGGCGAAACGCTGGAACGCGACAGCGGCCTGCACAGCCCCGAGGATACCAAGCGCTATTTGCAAAGCCGGCTGCGGGATCTGCCCCACGAGGTCTTCGCCTGCCTGTTCCTCGACAGCCAGCACCGGGTGATCCGCTACGAGGAGCTGTTTCGCGGCACCCTCAACGGCGCCAGCGTGCACCCGCGCGAGGTGGTCAAAAAGACCCTGGCCCACAACGCCGCCGCGCTGATTTTCGCCCATAACCATCCCTCCGGCATCGCCGAACCCAGCCAGGCCGACCGCCACCTGACCCGGCGGCTGGTAGAGGCGCTGGAGCTGGTGGAAGTGCGGGTGCTGGACCATATCGTGGTCGGCGACGGGGAGTGCGTGGCCTTTTCGGAGCGGGGCTGGCTATAA
- the dut gene encoding dUTP diphosphatase, whose amino-acid sequence MARIQLKLLDPRLGEEIPLPDYATDGSAGLDLRACLDEALVLNPGQTELIPTGLSIHIGDPSLAAVILPRSGLGHKHGIVLGNLVGLIDSDYQGQLFVSCWNRGSDSFTINIGERIAQLVFVPVVQAQFDLVEEFAASSRAEGGFGHTGRA is encoded by the coding sequence ATGGCCCGTATTCAACTGAAGCTGCTCGATCCCCGTCTCGGCGAAGAGATCCCCCTGCCCGATTACGCCACCGACGGTTCCGCCGGACTCGATCTGCGCGCCTGCCTGGATGAGGCGCTGGTATTGAATCCCGGTCAGACAGAACTCATTCCGACCGGCCTGTCGATTCATATCGGCGACCCGTCGCTGGCGGCGGTGATCCTGCCGCGTTCCGGGCTCGGGCATAAGCATGGCATCGTGCTTGGTAATCTGGTCGGGCTGATCGATTCGGACTACCAGGGTCAGCTGTTCGTTTCCTGTTGGAATCGCGGCAGCGATTCTTTTACTATCAATATTGGTGAGCGTATTGCCCAGCTGGTGTTTGTGCCAGTGGTCCAGGCGCAGTTCGATCTCGTGGAGGAATTTGCAGCGAGCTCTCGGGCCGAAGGCGGCTTCGGGCATACCGGTCGTGCATAA
- a CDS encoding phosphomannomutase/phosphoglucomutase — MARRRKRKSKNQEQQIRSSSISLFAVSLIAFLLFSAILSVAVFIGQMTPLSALQTQENAVLENEARRTAAGISESVADYAHALSSIARDPQTRELLQSGTRSAIAEREGELLTIFDNALRVRLLPPKIYSPDKTREPHLGFACLDLQRQAEELKARPPVEVHALDTPQEHIDIVEPVLDRSGEKVIGHVQLALDVGLLDRWLGEAAGDGYVELNQKITEQSSVLLGKAGEMRHQSLADSTHVDIPNTAWRLSAWMPQVERVSAFNVNLLTVLAISVVLTGIVTLLLYQAMSRSISADLENFMLLEASVLRGNKRHEYFLKMKEFKEMAKRLQDLPAAPIMQREHDDEGNSLHMAGLDGSSDRIFMDSSAMSVEELDSDEDRARFESREPESPKKPEAAPTATASNAPAPAIPPAEIFKAYDIRGIVGRTLTPQHALLIGQALGSEARQRGLTRIAFGRDGRKSGPELGGALVRGLQAAGLQVIDVGMVPTPVLYYAAHQLADGSGVMLTGSHNPPDYNGFKMVLGGETLSGDAIQGLRQRVENKDFAQGKGSYGTHSITNDYIQQIVSDIKLARPLKVVVDCGNGVAGAVAPALFRGLGVELIDIYSEVDGNFPNHHPDPSQPENLRDVIELVRAQNADLGIAFDGDGDRIGVVSPDGNIIWPDRLMMLYAADILTRNHGAQIIYDIKCSSNLTKVIWEKGGEPIMWKTGHSLIKAKMKQSGALLAGEMSGHIFFQERWFGFDDALYAAARLLEILAKDKRKPQAVFASLPDMVNTPELRVDLAEGEQHQFMDELMSRAEFDNANVIMIDGVRADFEDGWGLVRASNTTPSLIMRFEAKDKEALQRIQQQFRELLQSVKPDLSLPF; from the coding sequence GTGGCCCGTCGTCGCAAACGTAAAAGCAAAAACCAGGAACAACAGATCCGTTCCAGCAGTATTAGCCTCTTCGCGGTCAGTCTGATCGCTTTCTTGCTGTTCAGTGCCATCCTCTCGGTCGCGGTGTTCATCGGCCAGATGACCCCGCTCAGTGCCCTGCAAACCCAGGAGAACGCGGTTCTTGAGAATGAGGCGCGACGCACCGCCGCCGGCATTAGCGAGTCGGTCGCCGATTACGCCCATGCTCTGAGCAGCATCGCCCGGGATCCGCAGACCCGCGAATTGCTGCAAAGCGGCACCCGCTCGGCGATCGCCGAGCGGGAAGGTGAACTGCTTACCATATTTGATAACGCCCTGCGTGTGCGCTTGCTGCCGCCAAAGATTTATTCCCCCGATAAAACCCGCGAGCCACATCTGGGGTTTGCCTGCCTGGATCTGCAGCGTCAGGCGGAAGAACTCAAAGCACGGCCACCGGTGGAAGTGCACGCCCTGGATACACCACAGGAACATATCGATATCGTTGAACCGGTGCTGGATCGTAGCGGCGAGAAGGTGATCGGCCATGTGCAACTGGCGCTGGATGTCGGATTGCTCGATCGCTGGCTGGGCGAGGCGGCCGGCGATGGCTATGTCGAGCTTAACCAGAAAATTACCGAGCAGAGTAGTGTTTTGCTGGGCAAGGCCGGTGAAATGCGGCATCAGTCGCTCGCCGACTCGACCCATGTGGATATCCCCAACACGGCCTGGCGACTGTCGGCCTGGATGCCGCAGGTGGAACGCGTCTCGGCCTTTAACGTGAACCTGTTGACCGTTCTGGCGATCAGTGTCGTTCTGACCGGGATCGTGACCTTGTTGCTTTACCAGGCGATGAGCCGCTCCATCTCTGCCGATCTGGAAAACTTCATGCTGCTCGAGGCCAGCGTGCTGCGCGGTAACAAGCGCCATGAGTATTTCCTCAAGATGAAAGAATTCAAGGAAATGGCCAAACGGTTGCAGGATTTGCCGGCCGCGCCGATCATGCAGCGCGAGCACGATGACGAGGGCAATTCACTGCACATGGCCGGCCTGGATGGCTCATCCGACCGGATCTTTATGGACAGCAGCGCCATGTCGGTGGAAGAACTGGATAGCGACGAGGATCGGGCCCGCTTCGAAAGCCGGGAGCCCGAGTCGCCAAAAAAACCTGAAGCTGCCCCAACTGCCACGGCCAGTAACGCGCCGGCGCCGGCCATACCGCCGGCGGAGATTTTCAAAGCCTATGATATTCGCGGCATCGTCGGGCGGACTCTGACTCCCCAGCATGCGCTATTGATCGGGCAGGCATTGGGCAGCGAGGCCCGCCAGCGGGGACTGACCAGAATCGCCTTCGGGCGCGATGGACGCAAATCCGGTCCGGAACTGGGCGGTGCGCTGGTGCGCGGGCTGCAGGCCGCCGGCCTGCAGGTGATCGATGTCGGCATGGTGCCGACCCCGGTCCTGTACTACGCGGCGCACCAGCTGGCCGACGGTTCCGGCGTGATGCTCACCGGCAGTCACAACCCGCCCGACTATAACGGCTTCAAGATGGTGCTGGGGGGTGAAACGCTCTCGGGCGACGCGATACAGGGTTTGCGCCAGCGTGTCGAGAACAAGGATTTTGCCCAGGGCAAGGGCAGCTATGGCACGCACAGCATTACCAATGACTATATCCAACAGATTGTTTCCGATATCAAGCTGGCGCGTCCGCTCAAGGTGGTGGTTGACTGCGGCAACGGCGTCGCCGGGGCGGTGGCGCCGGCATTATTCCGCGGACTGGGTGTCGAGTTGATCGATATTTACAGCGAAGTGGATGGCAACTTCCCCAATCATCACCCCGATCCCAGTCAGCCCGAGAACCTGCGTGATGTGATCGAACTGGTGCGGGCCCAGAATGCCGATCTGGGGATTGCCTTCGATGGTGACGGCGATCGCATTGGCGTGGTCAGTCCCGATGGTAATATTATCTGGCCGGATCGGCTGATGATGTTGTATGCCGCCGATATCCTGACGCGTAACCATGGCGCGCAGATTATTTACGATATCAAATGCTCCAGTAATCTCACCAAAGTGATCTGGGAGAAAGGCGGCGAGCCGATCATGTGGAAGACCGGTCATTCGCTGATTAAAGCCAAGATGAAACAGTCCGGGGCCCTGCTGGCGGGTGAGATGAGTGGACATATCTTTTTCCAGGAACGCTGGTTCGGCTTTGATGACGCTCTGTATGCTGCCGCGCGCTTGCTGGAAATCCTGGCCAAGGACAAACGCAAGCCGCAGGCAGTCTTTGCCAGTCTGCCGGATATGGTCAACACGCCCGAACTGCGCGTCGATCTGGCCGAGGGCGAACAGCACCAGTTTATGGACGAGCTGATGAGCCGGGCCGAGTTTGACAATGCCAATGTCATCATGATCGATGGCGTACGGGCCGATTTTGAGGATGGCTGGGGATTGGTGCGGGCGTCCAATACGACCCCAAGCCTGATCATGCGGTTTGAAGCCAAAGATAAGGAAGCCCTGCAACGCATTCAGCAACAGTTCCGCGAGTTACTGCAATCGGTCAAACCCGATCTCAGCCTGCCTTTCTAG
- the argB gene encoding acetylglutamate kinase translates to MSINATSALNIAKVLTEALPYIQRFQGKTMVIKYGGNAMVDEKLKQGFARDIVLMKLVGMNPVVVHGGGPQIGNVLEQIGKESKFIEGMRVTDSETMDVVLMVLGGLVNKDIVNLINQAGGHAVGLTGKDGGLIRARKMLFERQNPQMNTPEIIDIGHVGDVQSIDPSVINMLIKQGDFIPVIAPIGVGEDGQSYNINADLVAGKLAITLGAEKLILLTNTPGVMDNDGGLLTGLKAKQVEGLIEDGTIHGGMLPKIRCALDAVHSGVGTAQIIDGRVEHAVLLEVLTDEGVGTLIRN, encoded by the coding sequence ATGAGCATTAACGCCACATCCGCACTGAATATCGCCAAGGTCCTGACCGAAGCGCTGCCCTATATCCAGCGCTTTCAAGGCAAGACGATGGTGATCAAATATGGCGGCAACGCCATGGTCGACGAGAAACTCAAGCAGGGGTTCGCGCGTGACATCGTGTTGATGAAGCTCGTGGGCATGAACCCGGTCGTCGTGCACGGTGGCGGGCCGCAGATCGGTAACGTGCTGGAACAGATTGGTAAGGAGAGCAAGTTTATCGAGGGTATGCGGGTGACCGACTCCGAAACCATGGATGTGGTATTGATGGTTCTCGGGGGCCTGGTAAACAAGGATATCGTCAATCTGATCAATCAGGCCGGTGGCCATGCTGTCGGACTGACCGGCAAGGATGGCGGTCTGATCCGGGCGCGCAAGATGCTCTTCGAGCGTCAGAATCCACAAATGAATACGCCCGAGATTATCGATATCGGTCATGTGGGGGATGTACAGAGTATCGACCCTTCCGTAATCAATATGCTGATCAAACAGGGGGATTTCATTCCGGTCATTGCACCTATCGGTGTTGGCGAGGATGGTCAGTCCTATAATATTAATGCCGATCTGGTGGCCGGCAAGCTGGCCATCACCCTGGGTGCGGAAAAACTGATCCTGCTGACCAACACGCCGGGTGTAATGGATAATGACGGCGGACTGTTGACCGGTCTCAAGGCAAAGCAAGTGGAAGGTTTGATCGAGGATGGCACGATCCACGGCGGGATGTTGCCCAAGATTCGCTGCGCCCTGGATGCCGTGCACTCCGGCGTCGGTACCGCGCAGATCATCGATGGACGGGTCGAGCACGCCGTCCTGCTGGAAGTATTGACCGACGAAGGTGTCGGTACCTTGATTCGTAATTGA
- the slmA gene encoding nucleoid occlusion factor SlmA, protein MNQKQSDKPSRRQQILEVLASELENSPGERITTAGLARAVGVSEAALYRHFPSKARMFEGLIEFIEESIFGLINRILEDQKSAIRRSEHIMTLVLGFAAKNAGITRLLAGDVLVGETERLRSRIDQFYDRLETQLKQVLREGEMNGELSPGLPVGPSANLLLSIIEGRINQYVRSGFRHSPQEMWEDQWSLLEALLQARD, encoded by the coding sequence ATGAACCAGAAGCAATCGGACAAGCCGTCACGCCGCCAGCAGATACTCGAGGTACTGGCCAGTGAACTGGAGAACAGTCCCGGCGAGCGGATTACCACCGCCGGTCTGGCCCGCGCCGTCGGAGTTTCCGAGGCCGCACTGTATCGCCATTTCCCCAGCAAGGCACGGATGTTCGAGGGACTGATCGAGTTTATCGAGGAATCCATCTTTGGTCTGATCAACCGGATTCTGGAGGATCAGAAATCCGCCATTCGGCGCAGCGAACACATCATGACGCTGGTACTCGGTTTCGCGGCCAAAAACGCCGGCATTACCCGACTGCTGGCCGGCGATGTGCTGGTCGGTGAGACAGAACGGCTGCGCAGCCGAATCGATCAGTTCTATGACAGACTGGAAACCCAGCTCAAGCAGGTATTGCGTGAAGGCGAGATGAACGGCGAGTTGTCACCGGGGTTGCCGGTCGGACCGAGTGCGAACCTGTTGCTGTCGATCATCGAGGGGCGCATTAACCAGTACGTGCGCAGCGGTTTTCGACATTCACCGCAGGAGATGTGGGAAGATCAGTGGAGCCTGCTGGAGGCCTTGCTGCAGGCTCGCGATTGA
- a CDS encoding sulfite exporter TauE/SafE family protein — MEYILLFIISLLANAFSAFAGGGAGLLQLPALIFLGLPFGVALATHKLASVALGIGASARHFREKNLDGQFALIMLLAGVPGVVLGASVILNVPDRWAELALGVLTMGLGIYSWRNPDLGQVDTRSHRDRSGLVIGGVVLFGIGFLNGSLTSGTGLFVTLWLIRWFGLDYRRAVAHTLVMVGLFWNGSGALTLGLLGSIRWDWLPVLLLGSLLGGYIGAHYSIIKGNRAIKRAFEIVTILVGIKLIIG; from the coding sequence ATGGAATACATCCTGTTATTTATTATTTCCCTGCTGGCCAACGCCTTTTCCGCTTTTGCCGGCGGCGGGGCCGGTTTATTGCAGTTGCCGGCCCTGATTTTCCTGGGTTTGCCGTTCGGTGTGGCGCTGGCAACCCACAAGCTGGCCAGTGTTGCCCTGGGTATCGGCGCCTCCGCCCGCCACTTTAGGGAAAAGAACCTGGATGGGCAATTTGCCCTGATTATGCTCCTGGCCGGGGTGCCCGGCGTGGTGCTGGGGGCCAGTGTCATCCTGAATGTGCCTGACCGCTGGGCTGAACTGGCGTTGGGGGTCCTGACCATGGGGCTGGGGATTTATTCCTGGAGAAACCCCGATCTTGGCCAGGTGGATACCCGCAGTCACCGGGATCGCAGTGGGCTGGTCATCGGCGGTGTCGTGTTGTTCGGTATCGGTTTTCTCAACGGGTCGCTGACGTCCGGGACCGGCCTGTTTGTCACCCTGTGGCTGATTCGCTGGTTCGGGCTCGATTACAGACGTGCCGTCGCCCACACACTGGTGATGGTAGGATTGTTCTGGAATGGCAGTGGCGCCCTGACGCTGGGCCTGCTGGGATCGATTCGCTGGGACTGGTTGCCGGTATTGTTGCTGGGTTCCCTGCTGGGCGGCTATATCGGCGCCCACTATTCGATCATCAAGGGTAACCGGGCCATCAAGCGGGCATTCGAGATCGTGACTATTCTGGTGGGAATAAAACTGATTATCGGCTGA